The Panacibacter microcysteis genome includes a window with the following:
- a CDS encoding HD domain-containing protein translates to MISAEAFEILKAHVLLRLTEQLPEQLTYHNAAHTKDVLEQAEIIAQAEGIAENDLHLLKVAALYHDTGFCSVYRGHEAESCKLVREELDSVLAAQALDAICGMIMATKIPQNPATHTERIICDADLDYLGRNDFEPISDALRKEFLSYKIAADDREWQQMQIGFFETHHYFTTTSNERRNSLKQKHLQELKVAFSLQYGQ, encoded by the coding sequence ATGATATCTGCTGAAGCCTTCGAAATATTGAAAGCACATGTATTGCTGCGGTTAACAGAGCAGTTACCTGAGCAGCTTACCTATCATAATGCAGCACATACCAAAGATGTGCTTGAGCAGGCTGAGATCATTGCACAAGCAGAAGGTATTGCCGAGAATGACCTGCATTTGCTGAAGGTTGCAGCACTTTACCATGACACAGGCTTTTGCAGTGTATACCGTGGCCACGAAGCTGAGAGTTGCAAACTGGTAAGGGAAGAGCTTGATAGTGTATTGGCAGCGCAGGCACTTGACGCCATATGTGGAATGATAATGGCGACAAAAATTCCACAAAACCCTGCGACGCATACTGAAAGAATTATTTGCGATGCCGACCTGGATTACCTTGGGCGAAATGATTTTGAACCAATAAGTGATGCATTGAGAAAGGAGTTCCTGTCGTACAAAATTGCAGCGGATGACCGCGAATGGCAACAGATGCAAATAGGATTTTTTGAAACGCATCATTATTTTACCACTACATCTAACGAAAGACGAAATAGTTTGAAACAAAAGCACCTGCAGGAACTGAAAGTTGCTTTTAGCTTGCAATATGGCCAATAA